In the genome of Vibrio ziniensis, the window CTTTTTCGCCTGGGATTTCAAAACCGAAGTAAGGTGCATCGCGTGAGATATCCCATTGTTGCAGACCAGACTCAAACCACTCTTGCATCTTATTTGCTGTTTCAGCTTGAAGAGAGCCTGAACGAGTCCACTCTTTTAGCATGCTTTCAAACTGAGGCAAGTCGAAGAAGAAGTGCTCAGAATCTTTCATGATTGGTGTAGCGCCAGAAACTGCAGACTTAGGATTGATAAGCTCAGTTGGGCTGTATGTCTCACCACAAGCGTCACAGTTGTCACCGTATTGGTCTTCTGACTTACACTTAGGACAAGTACCTTTTACGAAACGGTCTGGCAGGAACATCTCTTTCTCAGGATCGAACAACTGAGAAATTGTACGGCTAGAGATAAAACCATTCTTTTTAAGCTCTAGGTAGATGTGAGAAGCCAGCTCACGGTTCTCATCTGAGTGTGTGCTGTGGTAGTTGTCAAAGCTGATATCAAAGCCAGCGAAGTCTTTTTGGTGCTCTTCGCTAACAGCGGCGATCATCTCTTCTGGTGTCATACCCATCTGTTGTGCTTTTAGCATGATTGGCGTGCCGTGGGCATCGTCAGCACAGATGAAGTTTACAGTGTTGCCGCGTAGACGTTGGTAGCGAACCCAGATGTCAGCTTGGATGTGCTCAAGCATATGACCTAAGTGGATCGAACCATTAGCGTACGGAAGGGCACAAGTGACCAGCAATTTCCTTGCGGTAGAGAGTCTTGGATCGTTTGCCATACTTAATATTCGCTTTCTTGATAGGTATAAAAATTTGATGGGTAATACTACCCCATGAGCCACCTAACTCCAAGGTATCAAAGGTGTGATTGCCTTAGTTTTTTCATGGTTCTGTATAGGCTTAGCTGGTGGTAGCATAGGGCAAACAAGGAGGACCTATGCGTCAATTCAGTTCCAAGCAAGATTTTTGTGATTGGTTAAACCAATTTCAGCACTCATTTCTTATCCAAGAGTGGGCTTCTCAACCGGGTATCGTTTCGGTGGAGGCTCAAGGCTTTAAGATTACGCTTCCTTTTGCTGCGCTCTCTTTGCCTGAAGAACTTTCAAGCTGGATTGCACAACAGCAGCGATCTGGTGAAGTGCCTGAGTTTTATTATGAAGTCGTTGTGGCTCCGAAAGCATTAGAAACACATGTTGCGTCAGAAGTGCGTGGTGTGAAAAACATTATTGCGGTGACTTCAGCGAAAGGTGGTGTAGGTAAGTCGACGACCGCAGTCAACCTAGCGTTAGCGATTGCAAAATGCGGCGCGAAAGTCGGCTTGCTCGATGCTGATATCTATGGTCCTTCAGTACCTATGATGTTAGGGCAGTTAGATGCGAAACCAGAAGTTCGAGACAATAAATGGATGCAGCCAATAAAGGCGCATGGCATCTACACACATTCTATCGGTTACTTGGTGGATAAATCCGATGCCACAATCTGGCGTGGGCCTATGGCCTCTAAAGCGTTGGCGCAGCTTCTTACTGAAACAGAATGGCCGGAATTAGACTACTTGGTGATTGATATGCCACCGGGTACAGGCGACATTCAACTGACGCTTTCTCAGCAAATTCCGGTTACTGGTGCACTCATTGTTACCACTCCCCAAGATTTGGCACTGGCGGATGCTCGTAAAGGTGCTGCAATGTTTGAGAAAGTGAATGTTCCGGTTATTGGTATGGTGGAGAACATGAGTTACCACATCTGTAGTCATTGTGGTGAAAAGGAGCATATCTTCGGTCATGGTGGTGCTCAGACGTTAGCGAATGAGTTTGGTCTATCATTGCTCGCTCAGATTCCTCTTCACATCAGCATGCGAGAAGACATAGATGCAGGTGCTCCAACGGTCGCAGCGCGTCCAGAGAGTGAGCATGCCATTGCCTATCTTCAGTTAGCTGAAAGAGTGTGCGCGGCGATGTATTGGCAAGGAAAGCCGAAACCAGAGTCCATTATGTTTACTATGGTTGAGTAATGGCTACTAGCTAATTGATAGAACTCGATGTTAATGAAATATGCCAGAGTGGATGTAATCGTTTACTCTGGCTTTTTATTGTCCAACATCAGAAATTACTGGCATTTAAAGCTAATGCAAACTGGTATAACCCTTTTTAACTCCCTATAATCAGGCGGTTTATCTCATTTTCAATATACACGTATCGAGTGCACATACATGTCTGATAATAATCAATGCGTCATCGTTGGTATCGCCGGCGCATCAGCTTCTGGTAAAAGCCTTATAGCGAGCACCATTTACAATGAACTGAGTGCGAAAGTTGGTGACAACCAAATCGGTGTGATTACGGAAGATTGCTATTACAAAGACCAAAGCCATCTGAGCATGGAAGAGCGTGTTAAAACCAATTACGACCACCCAAGTGCATTGGACCATGATTTATTGTGTGAACACTTAACACAACTAATGAATGGCCAAGCGGTTGATGTTCCAGAGTACAGCTATACAGAGCATACTCGCACAGATCACACCACGACAATGACACCTAAAAAAGTCATTATCTTGGAAGGTATTCTGCTGCTAACTGACCCACGCCTTCGTGAGCTAATGCAAGTAACAGTATTTATGGATACTCCGTTAGATATCTGTTTACTGCGCCGCGTTAAGCGTGACGTAGAAGATCGTGGTCGCACTATGGATTCAGTGCTTAAGCAATATCAAAAAACGGTTCGTCCTATGTTCCTCCAGTTTATTGAACCGTCAAAACAATATGCTGACATCATCGTTCCTCGTGGCGGTAAAAACCGTATCGCGATCGATGTGTTAAAAGCACACATTGCAAAATTGCTAAAATCGTAATTTTGACTAATGCTTGGCATTAGCCGACTTTATTTTTTAACTGAAAAGTGGCACTTTAGGTGTCACTTTTTTTATATCTACATTATTGATTAACTGATTGAAAGGTATTGGTTTATCACGGGTGTTGATGTTTTCAAGCAAGGATAAAACAGATGAAAAAACTGTTACTCTTGGTTGCTGTACTGTTGGTCGTCGCTGTAGGCGCAGTCGCAGCACTTGTTTTGTTCGTGAATCCTAACCAGTTCAAGCCATTAATTGTTGAAAAAACGAAAGAGCAAATCGGACTCGATTTAATTATTGAAGGCGATATTGGTTGGAAGTTCTTTCCTTCGATTGGCTTTGAGATTGGTAAAACAGAGCTGAAAAACCCTGACGGTTTCTCAAACCCAAATTTGTTTAAAGTAGACAATGTTGGTGT includes:
- the udk gene encoding uridine kinase, whose amino-acid sequence is MSDNNQCVIVGIAGASASGKSLIASTIYNELSAKVGDNQIGVITEDCYYKDQSHLSMEERVKTNYDHPSALDHDLLCEHLTQLMNGQAVDVPEYSYTEHTRTDHTTTMTPKKVIILEGILLLTDPRLRELMQVTVFMDTPLDICLLRRVKRDVEDRGRTMDSVLKQYQKTVRPMFLQFIEPSKQYADIIVPRGGKNRIAIDVLKAHIAKLLKS
- the apbC gene encoding iron-sulfur cluster carrier protein ApbC, whose product is MRQFSSKQDFCDWLNQFQHSFLIQEWASQPGIVSVEAQGFKITLPFAALSLPEELSSWIAQQQRSGEVPEFYYEVVVAPKALETHVASEVRGVKNIIAVTSAKGGVGKSTTAVNLALAIAKCGAKVGLLDADIYGPSVPMMLGQLDAKPEVRDNKWMQPIKAHGIYTHSIGYLVDKSDATIWRGPMASKALAQLLTETEWPELDYLVIDMPPGTGDIQLTLSQQIPVTGALIVTTPQDLALADARKGAAMFEKVNVPVIGMVENMSYHICSHCGEKEHIFGHGGAQTLANEFGLSLLAQIPLHISMREDIDAGAPTVAARPESEHAIAYLQLAERVCAAMYWQGKPKPESIMFTMVE